CCATTTCATAAATAATTTTTCCTTCCTGAACAGGGGCAACCCAATCTTCAGGAGAGCCTTTTCCCTTTCCCATACGTGTTTCAAGAGGCTTTTTGGTTAAGGGCTTGTCAGGAAAAATACGAATCCAGATTTTCCCGCCGCGTTTGATGAAACGGCTCATGGCAATACGGCCCGCTTCAATCTGGCGGGTTTTGATAAAACCCGATTGCAAAACTTGCAGGGCATAATCACCAAAAGCAAGATTAACCCCACGGCAAGCACGACCACGAACACGGCCTTTTTGTTGCTTTCGATATTTTACTTTTTTCGGCATTAACATAAATTTTGTACGGTCCCCGCACCGCGGGGGCCCCTACCCTATTGAATCACCACATCTCCACGATAAATCCAAACCTTTACGCCAATAATTCCGTAGGTGGTGTTGGCTTCAGCCAGACCATAATCGATATCGGCACGCAAGGTATGCAAGGGAACTCTGCCTTCACGATACCATTCCGAACGGGCAATTTCAGAACCTGCCAAACGCCCGCCACACTTGATTTTAATCCCCTTGGCTCCAAACTTAAGAGACATCTGCACGGCCTTTTTCATGGCACGACGATAAGCCACACGACGTTCTAACTGAAGAGCAATATTTTCGGCAACCAGGTAGGCATCCAATTCCGGACGACGTACTTCCTGGATGTTTAAAAATACTTCGTTCTTGGTCATTTTCTGTAAATCAACTTTAAGGGCATCAATGCCGCTTCCTTTTTTACCGATAACCAACCCGGGACGAGAAGTATGGATGATAATTTTGACCTTGGTTGAGGCACGATCGATATCGATTTTGGCAATACCCATGCCCTGTAACCGTTTTTTGATCAGGTCTCTAAATTTGATGTCCTCGTGGAGCCATTTGGCATACTCTTTTTTGGCATACCATTTTGAAAGCCAAGGTCGGATAATCCCGATACGAAAACCAATTGGATGCGTTTTTTGACCCATTCGATTAAATCCTTTCGTCTAAGACAACAGTCATGTGGGACAACTTTTTCTGAATGGAAGATGCCGAGCCTTTAGCGCGGGGCATAAACCGTTTCATGATAGCTGCCTGATCAACCATAATCGTTTTTACAAAAAGCCTGTCAGCACGGGCACCTCCCTTTTGAAGGGCATTGGCCACCGCTGAACGAATTAGTTTGCTTACATCGACCGCTCCAACTTTACGTTGGAACTTTAAGCAATCCAGGGCTTCCTGAACACCTTTACCACGAACCAAATCAACCACCAGCCGAAGCTTTCTTGGCGATTGACGAATATATGTAAATTTTGCTTTTGCTTCCATTGTTAGTAAGTACGGGCTTCCAATTTCTTTATGGGGGCCCCTACAGTCATAAATTATTTGGCTGCGGGAGCAGGAGATCTGGGTCCTTCATCCGCCTTCACTTTACGGTCCCCTGAATGAACCATAAAGGTGCGAGTTGCAGCAAACTCACCCAATTTATGCCCCACCATGTTTTCAGTGACAAACACAGGGATGAACTTGCGGCCATTATGAACCGCAAAAGTCAATCCGATAAAATCGGGAGTAATTGTTGAGCGACGCGACCAAGTTTTGATCACCTTTTTATTGTTATTACGAACAGAATCATCCACTTTTTTGGCCAAATGCAAATCTACAAAAGGACCTTTTTTAATCGAGCGACCCATAATTAAGCGTTCCTCTCTTTTACGATAAAGCGTTGTGTTCTCTTATTTTTACGCGTCTTCATACCACGCGTACATTTACCCCAAGGTGTCACAGGATTACGCCCCCCATGGTCACGACCGTGACCCCCGCCGTGAGGATGGTCAACGGGATTCATGGCTGTACCACGTGTATGCGGTCTCCAGCCCAACCAACGATAACGGCCTGCTTTTCCTATGGTGATATTTTCATGATCCAGGTTGGAAACCTGACCGACGGTGGCACGACATTGCAAAAGAACCAAACGAACCTCACCTGAAGGAAGACGTACTTGGGCGTATCGTCCT
This sequence is a window from Deltaproteobacteria bacterium GWA2_45_12. Protein-coding genes within it:
- a CDS encoding 50S ribosomal protein L16 → MLMPKKVKYRKQQKGRVRGRACRGVNLAFGDYALQVLQSGFIKTRQIEAGRIAMSRFIKRGGKIWIRIFPDKPLTKKPLETRMGKGKGSPEDWVAPVQEGKIIYEMEGVAPDVAKRALELASHKIGLRTKIITRENYRDA
- a CDS encoding 30S ribosomal protein S3; protein product: MGQKTHPIGFRIGIIRPWLSKWYAKKEYAKWLHEDIKFRDLIKKRLQGMGIAKIDIDRASTKVKIIIHTSRPGLVIGKKGSGIDALKVDLQKMTKNEVFLNIQEVRRPELDAYLVAENIALQLERRVAYRRAMKKAVQMSLKFGAKGIKIKCGGRLAGSEIARSEWYREGRVPLHTLRADIDYGLAEANTTYGIIGVKVWIYRGDVVIQ
- a CDS encoding 50S ribosomal protein L22 — encoded protein: MEAKAKFTYIRQSPRKLRLVVDLVRGKGVQEALDCLKFQRKVGAVDVSKLIRSAVANALQKGGARADRLFVKTIMVDQAAIMKRFMPRAKGSASSIQKKLSHMTVVLDERI
- a CDS encoding 30S ribosomal protein S19, yielding MGRSIKKGPFVDLHLAKKVDDSVRNNNKKVIKTWSRRSTITPDFIGLTFAVHNGRKFIPVFVTENMVGHKLGEFAATRTFMVHSGDRKVKADEGPRSPAPAAK